One region of Carya illinoinensis cultivar Pawnee chromosome 8, C.illinoinensisPawnee_v1, whole genome shotgun sequence genomic DNA includes:
- the LOC122318794 gene encoding disease resistance protein At4g27190-like isoform X1 → MAESIAISIAAKIAEYTVKPIGRWLCYSCHYNSNIENLKKQKEKLQDARESVQHSVLAASRNGEKIYSDVSKWLTNVDRITELATEKLRESEEEAGTRSSNAACLNLKQRHQLSREAKKMVGDIAELFAELHNNGNFEKVSHPTLPSEAMVMTTTDMDYMAMDSRMTAVKGIMEALGNTDIDKIGVWGMPGVGKSTLMKEIARQAREEKLFDEVVMAVVTDNPDVRRIQGKIACTLGLNFDQEFEEGRANQLKQRLSKDKKILVILDDIWKELDLQEIGIPSEGCKVVMTSRDRDVLICKMGARKEIELKILQEAEACNLIEKMAGDSFKDQPEVRAIATEIAKKCTGLPIALVTVSKALKNKRLSEWKDTLRRLKSPAPEHITEMLKTIYTPIEVSYDSLESQELKSLFLLCAQLPYFLDYRDLLKYSYGYGLCHGINTLEDARDTLDTLLRKLKDSCLLLESSEEFYMHDLVRDVAIIIASKNHNMFVMRDDGGQKAWPDVDALNRCEALSIHGEEIHEHPNKMECPKLRFFHVNCKDSRNLKISDIFFQGMDKLEVLSLRRMRLSSLFPLTNLQTLCLDGCGLGDIHWIGELKTLVILSLAYSAISNLPREIESLTRLRLLDLTRCYKLRVIAPNVLSSLVNLEELYMQGIKVQWEVEGPGNEGKNASLAELKKLSQLTTLEIDIPNANNLPANLFHEKLKRYKICIGDEIYNLVFTREAAFSRVLKLNLNMSFQLDFGIKMLLKGTEYLSLDEANRTKSRTKSVLYEVDREDFQQLKHLHIQNNGNIKHSPELGTSDVAFPTLEAFVLKNMFNLEEICQGKLPLSSFKNLKVLKVENCDKLRFIFSSSIARGLSLLEELNITRCNNIGAIFVKEEEDGIEDQGDMMLFGRLQTLLLNDLPKLVGFLSTKDSFMADCRETNSEGNHDLQLPLLHHDQVSFPSLQTLRMKGLPKIKHVWSCGQEPKTVFTGLEQLKILEISNCGVEEIVAVERGGGEVVAIRTLVFPRVSTLTFRNLPRLKWFCKGVHVSKWPMLKEMEIEGCEKVKIFASEVVSFQQTVKDQRQYEMSNIKQPLFLVDELSFPSLKMLHIREMDKLEIIWQDQVTATSFPNIQELTIFGCDKLLHVFQSNLHTTTTTLMQSLTRLDISFCSSLETIFGNMEGQNGKEPQVLIAPSSGMEESVAREDGIARHIEFPVLTQLLLYELPKLKWIFEGVHTNWESWPSLKELCLRKCGEQVNKMIWASKFASSSSSEENQLLTCIQQPMFVVEEGTFPNLEDLSLFFSGTICPSRFSDFPDPSFLLTRLPNLLKLNVYDSVCEEIFPYELVDREIRLRRLTLCRLCMVTHLWKEDNTKPCPLFHNLEYLDVSRCSKLKNIVPSSVSLHNLTGLKISDCHGLINLLTSSTAKTLVQLKRMTVIDCKRITEIVAMEDVGEANVAITFNKLRCLELRRLPNLTHFCSGPYSFGFPSLDEVIVRCCPEMKTFSHGVLSTPKLKGVSDDYMSFFSKPNLYWEDDLNTTTRCLWEKSNQYDTGLLFRERVENSEEDEDHP, encoded by the exons ATGGCGGAGAGTATCGCTATTTCAATTGCAGCGAAAATAGCAGAGTACACTGTTAAACCTATTGGACGGTGGCTATGCTATTCATGTCACTACAACAGCAACATAGAGAATTTGAAGAAACAGAAAGAGAAGCTGCAAGATGCTCGTGAAAGCGTGCAACATTCAGTTCTTGCTGCCTCAAGAAATGGTGAGAAAATTTATTCTGATGTTAGCAAGTGGTTGACAAATGTAGATCGTATTACAGAATTGGCCACCGAGAAACTTCGTGAAAGCGAAGAAGAAGCAGGTACGAGGAGCTCTAATGCGGCATGCCTAAACTTGAAACAACGGCATCAATTAAGTCGGGAAGCAAAGAAGATGGTGGGTGATATTGCCGAACTTTTTGCCGAACTTCATAACAATGGAAACTTTGAAAAAGTTTCGCATCCTACTCTTCCTTCAGAAGCAATGGTGATGACTACAACAGATATGGATTACATGGCCATGGATTCGAGAATGACAGCGGTGAAGGGGATTATGGAGGCATTGGGAAATACTGATATCGACAAGATCGGGGTGTGGGGGATGCCTGGAGTTGGAAAGAGTACTCTGATGAAAGAAATTGCCAGACAAGCCAGGGAAGAAAAGTTATTCGATGAGGTGGTTATGGCAGTTGTGACAGACAACCCAGATGTAAGGCGAATTCAAGGAAAGATTGCATGCACGCTAGGTCTAAATTTTGatcaagaatttgaagaaggGAGAGCAAATCAGCTGAAACAGAGGCTATCAAAGGACAAGAAGATACTTGTTATCCTGGATGATATATGGAAAGAACTTGATTTACAGGAAATAGGAATTCCTTCCGAAGGATGCAAAGTAGTAATGACATCCAGAGATCGTGatgtattaatttgtaaaatggGTGCCCGAAAAGAGATTGAACTTAAAATTTTACAGGAAGCAGAAGCATGTAACTTAATTGAGAAGATGGCGGGTGATTCTTTCAAAGATCAGCCTGAAGTGAGAGCCATTGCAACTGAGATAGCTAAAAAGTGTACAGGTCTTCCTATTGCACTTGTAACAGTTTCAAAggcattaaaaaataagagattaAGTGAATGGAAGGATACCTTGCGCCGACTAAAAAGCCCGGCTCCCGAACACATCACAGAGATGTTGAAAACCATATATACTCCCATAGAGGTGAGTTATGACAGTCTTGAATCTCAGGAGCTAAAATCCCTCTTTTTGCTTTGTGCTCAATTGCCTTACTTCCTTGACTATCGCGACTTGTTGAAGTACTCTTATGGTTATGGTTTATGTCATGGCATTAATACATTAGAAGATGCCAGAGACACGCTAGATACACTACTTCGTAAACTAAAAGACTCTTGTCTACTGCTAGAAAGTTCCGAGGAATTTTACATGCATGATCTCGTTCGTGATGTTGCTATAATAATTGCGTCAAAGAATCATAATATGTTTGTCATGAGAGATGATGGTGGGCAAAAAGCATGGCCAGATGTGGATGCACTAAATAGATGTGAGGCGCTCTCTATTCATGGTGAAGAAATCCATGAACATCCCAATAAAATGGAATGTCCTAAATTAAGATTCTTTCATGTCAACTGTAAAGACTCACGTAATTTGAAAATCTCGGACATTTTCTTCCAAGGGATGGACAAGCTCGAAGTTTTGAGTTTGAGAAGAATGCGACTTTCATCACTTTTTCCACTTACAAACCTACAAACATTGTGTCTAGATGGATGTGGGTTGGGAGATATTCATTGGATTGGAGAACTCAAGACTTTAGTAATTCTTAGTCTTGCTTATTCTGCCATTTCAAATTTGCCAAGAGAAATAGAGTCGTTGACTCGTTTGCGGTTATTGGATTTGACCCGTTGTTATAAACTTAGAGTGATTGCTCCTAATGTCTTGTCAAGCTTGGTCAACTTAGAAGAGTTGTATATGCAAGGAATCAAAGTCCAATGGGAGGTTGAAGGACCCGGCAATGAAGGAAAAAATGCTAGCCTTGCAGAGTTAAAGAAATTGTCACAATTGACCACCTTAGAGATAGATATTCCGAATGCCAACAATCTACCGGcaaatttgtttcatgaaaaGCTTAAGAGATACAAGATATGCATTGGAGATGAAATCTACAATCTGGTTTTTACGAGGGAGGCAGCCTTCTCAAGAGTTTTAAAACTCAATCTGAATATGAGCTTCCAATTGGACTTTGGGATCAAAATGCTACTGAAGGGGACAGAGTATCTTTCCTTAGACGAGGCGAATAGAACTAAGAGTAGAACTAAGAGTGTCTTATATGAAGTAGATAGAGAAGATTTTCAACAATTGAAGCATCTCCATATCCAAAACAATGGTAATATTAAGCATAGCCCTGAGTTGGGGACATCGGATGTTGCCTTTCCTACCTTGGAggcatttgttttgaaaaatatgttcaACTTGGAAGAAATTTGTCAGGGCAAACTTCCATTGTCATCCTTCAAAAACTTGAAAGTTTTAAAGGTGGAGAACTGTGATAAATTAAGATTTATCTTCTCATCATCTATAGCAAGAGGCCTTTCACTACTTGAAGAATTGAACATAACAAGATGCAACAACATTGGTGCAATATtcgtgaaagaagaagaagacggaaTAGAAGATCAGGGAGATATGATGTTGTTCGGTCGACTTCAAACCTTGCTGCTAAATGATCTTCCAAAGCTCGTGGGCTTCCTAAGCACAAAAGATTCATTCATGGCTGATTGTAGAGAAACCAATTCAGAGGGCAACCATGATCTTCAGTTGCCACTTCTACATCATGATCAG GTTTCCTTTCCTAGCTTGCAAACACTGCGTATGAAGGGTCTGCCCAAAATAAAGCACGTATGGAGCTGTGGTCAAGAACCCAAAACTGTTTTCACAGGTCTCGAGCAATTGAAAATACTTGAGATTAGCAATTGTGGGGTGGAGGAAATTGTTGCAGTtgaaagaggaggaggagaagtagTAGCAATTAGGACTTTGGTGTTCCCTCGAGTAAGTACTTTGACGTTTAGAAATTTACCGAGACTCAAGTGGTTTTGCAAAGGAGTTCATGTTTCAAAATGGCCGATGCTGAAAGAGATGGAAATTGAAGGATGCGAGAAAGTGAAGATATTTGCTTCAGAAGTTGTGAGCTTTCAACAAACAGTTAAAGATCAAAGGCAGTATGAGATGTCCAATATTAAACAACCCCTTTTCTTGGTGGATGag ctCTCGTTTCCAAGCTTGAAGATGTTGCACATTCGGGAGATGGATAAGTTGGAAATTATATGGCAGGATCAAGTCACCGCGACTTCTTTTCCCAATATTCAAGAATTGACAATTTTTGGTTGTGACAAGTTGTTGCACGTCTTTCAATCTAATTTGcatacaacaacaacaacattgATGCAAAGTCTGACTCGTCTAGATATAAGCTTCTGCAGTTCATTAGAAACTATATTTGGAAATATGGAGGGGCAAAATGGTAAAGAACCACAAGTTTTAATAGCTCCAAGTTCAGgtatggaagaaagtgtagcGAGAGAAGACGGAATAGCCAGACATATTGAGTTCCCCGTACTAACTCAATTGTTACTCTATGAATTGCCAAAACTCAAGTGGATTTTTGAAGGAGTGCATACTAATTGGGAATCATGGCCTTCATTGAAAGAATTATGCCTAAGGAAATGTGGTGAACAAGTGAACAAAATGATTTGGGCTTCAAAATTTGCAAGCAGCAGTAGTAGTGAAGAGAACCAACTCCTGACTTGCATTCAACAACCCATGTTCGTCGTTGAGGAG GGTACGTTCCCCAACTTGGAGGATTTGTCATTGTTCTTCAGTGGAACCATATGTCCTAgcagattttcagattttcctGATCCATCTTTTCTTCTAACAAGACTGCCAAATCTGTTGAAACTTAACGTATACGATAGTGTCTGTGAGGAAATATTCCCTTATGAACTTGTTGATCGAGAAATACGATTAAGACGACTAACTCTCTGTCGTCTATGTATGGTTACACATTTGTGGAAAGAAGACAATACCAAGCCATGCCCACTTTTTCATAATCTGGAATACCTTGATGTGTCACGATGCAGCAAATTGAAAAACATAGTGCCATCATCGGTATCTCTTCACAATTTGACAGGATTGAAAATATCAGATTGTCACGGATTGATCAATTTATTAACATCCTCAACTGCCAAAACTCTGGTGCAACTCAAAAGAATGACTGTGATTGATTGCAAAAGGATTACAGAAATTGTAGCAATGGAGGATGTTGGTGAAGCAAATGTGGCGATTACTTTCAACAAGTTAAGATGCTTAGAACTTCGTCGCTTGCCAAACCTCACACACTTTTGCTCTGGACCTTATTCCTTTGGGTTCCCATCTTTGGATGAAGTAATTGTGAGATGTTGTCCTGAGATGAAAACTTTCAGTCACGGAGTCTTAAGTACACCAAAGCTAAAAGGAGTATCTGATGATTACATGAGTTTTTTTTCGAAACCGAATTTGTATTGGGAGGATGACCTGAATACCACCACACGTTGTCTTTGGGAGAAGTCAAATCAATATGATACTGGATTGTTATTCAGAGAAAGG GTTGAGAAttctgaagaagatgaagatcatCCTTAA
- the LOC122318794 gene encoding disease resistance protein At4g27190-like isoform X2, translated as MAESIAISIAAKIAEYTVKPIGRWLCYSCHYNSNIENLKKQKEKLQDARESVQHSVLAASRNGEKIYSDVSKWLTNVDRITELATEKLRESEEEAGTRSSNAACLNLKQRHQLSREAKKMVGDIAELFAELHNNGNFEKVSHPTLPSEAMVMTTTDMDYMAMDSRMTAVKGIMEALGNTDIDKIGVWGMPGVGKSTLMKEIARQAREEKLFDEVVMAVVTDNPDVRRIQGKIACTLGLNFDQEFEEGRANQLKQRLSKDKKILVILDDIWKELDLQEIGIPSEGCKVVMTSRDRDVLICKMGARKEIELKILQEAEACNLIEKMAGDSFKDQPEVRAIATEIAKKCTGLPIALVTVSKALKNKRLSEWKDTLRRLKSPAPEHITEMLKTIYTPIEVSYDSLESQELKSLFLLCAQLPYFLDYRDLLKYSYGYGLCHGINTLEDARDTLDTLLRKLKDSCLLLESSEEFYMHDLVRDVAIIIASKNHNMFVMRDDGGQKAWPDVDALNRCEALSIHGEEIHEHPNKMECPKLRFFHVNCKDSRNLKISDIFFQGMDKLEVLSLRRMRLSSLFPLTNLQTLCLDGCGLGDIHWIGELKTLVILSLAYSAISNLPREIESLTRLRLLDLTRCYKLRVIAPNVLSSLVNLEELYMQGIKVQWEVEGPGNEGKNASLAELKKLSQLTTLEIDIPNANNLPANLFHEKLKRYKICIGDEIYNLVFTREAAFSRVLKLNLNMSFQLDFGIKMLLKGTEYLSLDEANRTKSRTKSVLYEVDREDFQQLKHLHIQNNGNIKHSPELGTSDVAFPTLEAFVLKNMFNLEEICQGKLPLSSFKNLKVLKVENCDKLRFIFSSSIARGLSLLEELNITRCNNIGAIFVKEEEDGIEDQGDMMLFGRLQTLLLNDLPKLVGFLSTKDSFMADCRETNSEGNHDLQLPLLHHDQLSFPSLKMLHIREMDKLEIIWQDQVTATSFPNIQELTIFGCDKLLHVFQSNLHTTTTTLMQSLTRLDISFCSSLETIFGNMEGQNGKEPQVLIAPSSGMEESVAREDGIARHIEFPVLTQLLLYELPKLKWIFEGVHTNWESWPSLKELCLRKCGEQVNKMIWASKFASSSSSEENQLLTCIQQPMFVVEEGTFPNLEDLSLFFSGTICPSRFSDFPDPSFLLTRLPNLLKLNVYDSVCEEIFPYELVDREIRLRRLTLCRLCMVTHLWKEDNTKPCPLFHNLEYLDVSRCSKLKNIVPSSVSLHNLTGLKISDCHGLINLLTSSTAKTLVQLKRMTVIDCKRITEIVAMEDVGEANVAITFNKLRCLELRRLPNLTHFCSGPYSFGFPSLDEVIVRCCPEMKTFSHGVLSTPKLKGVSDDYMSFFSKPNLYWEDDLNTTTRCLWEKSNQYDTGLLFRERVENSEEDEDHP; from the exons ATGGCGGAGAGTATCGCTATTTCAATTGCAGCGAAAATAGCAGAGTACACTGTTAAACCTATTGGACGGTGGCTATGCTATTCATGTCACTACAACAGCAACATAGAGAATTTGAAGAAACAGAAAGAGAAGCTGCAAGATGCTCGTGAAAGCGTGCAACATTCAGTTCTTGCTGCCTCAAGAAATGGTGAGAAAATTTATTCTGATGTTAGCAAGTGGTTGACAAATGTAGATCGTATTACAGAATTGGCCACCGAGAAACTTCGTGAAAGCGAAGAAGAAGCAGGTACGAGGAGCTCTAATGCGGCATGCCTAAACTTGAAACAACGGCATCAATTAAGTCGGGAAGCAAAGAAGATGGTGGGTGATATTGCCGAACTTTTTGCCGAACTTCATAACAATGGAAACTTTGAAAAAGTTTCGCATCCTACTCTTCCTTCAGAAGCAATGGTGATGACTACAACAGATATGGATTACATGGCCATGGATTCGAGAATGACAGCGGTGAAGGGGATTATGGAGGCATTGGGAAATACTGATATCGACAAGATCGGGGTGTGGGGGATGCCTGGAGTTGGAAAGAGTACTCTGATGAAAGAAATTGCCAGACAAGCCAGGGAAGAAAAGTTATTCGATGAGGTGGTTATGGCAGTTGTGACAGACAACCCAGATGTAAGGCGAATTCAAGGAAAGATTGCATGCACGCTAGGTCTAAATTTTGatcaagaatttgaagaaggGAGAGCAAATCAGCTGAAACAGAGGCTATCAAAGGACAAGAAGATACTTGTTATCCTGGATGATATATGGAAAGAACTTGATTTACAGGAAATAGGAATTCCTTCCGAAGGATGCAAAGTAGTAATGACATCCAGAGATCGTGatgtattaatttgtaaaatggGTGCCCGAAAAGAGATTGAACTTAAAATTTTACAGGAAGCAGAAGCATGTAACTTAATTGAGAAGATGGCGGGTGATTCTTTCAAAGATCAGCCTGAAGTGAGAGCCATTGCAACTGAGATAGCTAAAAAGTGTACAGGTCTTCCTATTGCACTTGTAACAGTTTCAAAggcattaaaaaataagagattaAGTGAATGGAAGGATACCTTGCGCCGACTAAAAAGCCCGGCTCCCGAACACATCACAGAGATGTTGAAAACCATATATACTCCCATAGAGGTGAGTTATGACAGTCTTGAATCTCAGGAGCTAAAATCCCTCTTTTTGCTTTGTGCTCAATTGCCTTACTTCCTTGACTATCGCGACTTGTTGAAGTACTCTTATGGTTATGGTTTATGTCATGGCATTAATACATTAGAAGATGCCAGAGACACGCTAGATACACTACTTCGTAAACTAAAAGACTCTTGTCTACTGCTAGAAAGTTCCGAGGAATTTTACATGCATGATCTCGTTCGTGATGTTGCTATAATAATTGCGTCAAAGAATCATAATATGTTTGTCATGAGAGATGATGGTGGGCAAAAAGCATGGCCAGATGTGGATGCACTAAATAGATGTGAGGCGCTCTCTATTCATGGTGAAGAAATCCATGAACATCCCAATAAAATGGAATGTCCTAAATTAAGATTCTTTCATGTCAACTGTAAAGACTCACGTAATTTGAAAATCTCGGACATTTTCTTCCAAGGGATGGACAAGCTCGAAGTTTTGAGTTTGAGAAGAATGCGACTTTCATCACTTTTTCCACTTACAAACCTACAAACATTGTGTCTAGATGGATGTGGGTTGGGAGATATTCATTGGATTGGAGAACTCAAGACTTTAGTAATTCTTAGTCTTGCTTATTCTGCCATTTCAAATTTGCCAAGAGAAATAGAGTCGTTGACTCGTTTGCGGTTATTGGATTTGACCCGTTGTTATAAACTTAGAGTGATTGCTCCTAATGTCTTGTCAAGCTTGGTCAACTTAGAAGAGTTGTATATGCAAGGAATCAAAGTCCAATGGGAGGTTGAAGGACCCGGCAATGAAGGAAAAAATGCTAGCCTTGCAGAGTTAAAGAAATTGTCACAATTGACCACCTTAGAGATAGATATTCCGAATGCCAACAATCTACCGGcaaatttgtttcatgaaaaGCTTAAGAGATACAAGATATGCATTGGAGATGAAATCTACAATCTGGTTTTTACGAGGGAGGCAGCCTTCTCAAGAGTTTTAAAACTCAATCTGAATATGAGCTTCCAATTGGACTTTGGGATCAAAATGCTACTGAAGGGGACAGAGTATCTTTCCTTAGACGAGGCGAATAGAACTAAGAGTAGAACTAAGAGTGTCTTATATGAAGTAGATAGAGAAGATTTTCAACAATTGAAGCATCTCCATATCCAAAACAATGGTAATATTAAGCATAGCCCTGAGTTGGGGACATCGGATGTTGCCTTTCCTACCTTGGAggcatttgttttgaaaaatatgttcaACTTGGAAGAAATTTGTCAGGGCAAACTTCCATTGTCATCCTTCAAAAACTTGAAAGTTTTAAAGGTGGAGAACTGTGATAAATTAAGATTTATCTTCTCATCATCTATAGCAAGAGGCCTTTCACTACTTGAAGAATTGAACATAACAAGATGCAACAACATTGGTGCAATATtcgtgaaagaagaagaagacggaaTAGAAGATCAGGGAGATATGATGTTGTTCGGTCGACTTCAAACCTTGCTGCTAAATGATCTTCCAAAGCTCGTGGGCTTCCTAAGCACAAAAGATTCATTCATGGCTGATTGTAGAGAAACCAATTCAGAGGGCAACCATGATCTTCAGTTGCCACTTCTACATCATGATCAG ctCTCGTTTCCAAGCTTGAAGATGTTGCACATTCGGGAGATGGATAAGTTGGAAATTATATGGCAGGATCAAGTCACCGCGACTTCTTTTCCCAATATTCAAGAATTGACAATTTTTGGTTGTGACAAGTTGTTGCACGTCTTTCAATCTAATTTGcatacaacaacaacaacattgATGCAAAGTCTGACTCGTCTAGATATAAGCTTCTGCAGTTCATTAGAAACTATATTTGGAAATATGGAGGGGCAAAATGGTAAAGAACCACAAGTTTTAATAGCTCCAAGTTCAGgtatggaagaaagtgtagcGAGAGAAGACGGAATAGCCAGACATATTGAGTTCCCCGTACTAACTCAATTGTTACTCTATGAATTGCCAAAACTCAAGTGGATTTTTGAAGGAGTGCATACTAATTGGGAATCATGGCCTTCATTGAAAGAATTATGCCTAAGGAAATGTGGTGAACAAGTGAACAAAATGATTTGGGCTTCAAAATTTGCAAGCAGCAGTAGTAGTGAAGAGAACCAACTCCTGACTTGCATTCAACAACCCATGTTCGTCGTTGAGGAG GGTACGTTCCCCAACTTGGAGGATTTGTCATTGTTCTTCAGTGGAACCATATGTCCTAgcagattttcagattttcctGATCCATCTTTTCTTCTAACAAGACTGCCAAATCTGTTGAAACTTAACGTATACGATAGTGTCTGTGAGGAAATATTCCCTTATGAACTTGTTGATCGAGAAATACGATTAAGACGACTAACTCTCTGTCGTCTATGTATGGTTACACATTTGTGGAAAGAAGACAATACCAAGCCATGCCCACTTTTTCATAATCTGGAATACCTTGATGTGTCACGATGCAGCAAATTGAAAAACATAGTGCCATCATCGGTATCTCTTCACAATTTGACAGGATTGAAAATATCAGATTGTCACGGATTGATCAATTTATTAACATCCTCAACTGCCAAAACTCTGGTGCAACTCAAAAGAATGACTGTGATTGATTGCAAAAGGATTACAGAAATTGTAGCAATGGAGGATGTTGGTGAAGCAAATGTGGCGATTACTTTCAACAAGTTAAGATGCTTAGAACTTCGTCGCTTGCCAAACCTCACACACTTTTGCTCTGGACCTTATTCCTTTGGGTTCCCATCTTTGGATGAAGTAATTGTGAGATGTTGTCCTGAGATGAAAACTTTCAGTCACGGAGTCTTAAGTACACCAAAGCTAAAAGGAGTATCTGATGATTACATGAGTTTTTTTTCGAAACCGAATTTGTATTGGGAGGATGACCTGAATACCACCACACGTTGTCTTTGGGAGAAGTCAAATCAATATGATACTGGATTGTTATTCAGAGAAAGG GTTGAGAAttctgaagaagatgaagatcatCCTTAA